In Antechinus flavipes isolate AdamAnt ecotype Samford, QLD, Australia chromosome 6, AdamAnt_v2, whole genome shotgun sequence, the sequence taataaaatagcaaatgatcAAAGTGAAATCACAACAAAACTAAAggaaatttttcaaaattcatgacTATATGCTGCTTtcataaaatgctataaaaataagagatatacaaaaacaaaaaaataaagataaggaatagaatttattattatttaaaaaaaccaagggtaataatcatgatttcaagcaaagttaaagctaaaatagatttaataagaGGAAAATAGTGAAATTATTCTGTGattgttttagaccatttaaaaataactagacagtaaaAAATACCTGAGTATGCCTGCCAAAATAGAtgtaggaactatatgaatataaacatataacactttttatacaaataaagttagatctaaaataattgaagtaatatttattgttcatgggtaggtaaaaccaatataactatatatgtgtgtgtgtgtataaaacaatTTCCCCTAACCTACTTATGTAATGATGTCCCaattactaaataaataatttattgagTTAAAGTATCACAATAAAGTTCATGTAGAAGTACAAAAGGTcaggaatggaggaaggggaaagatgtAAAGGAAGCAGATTCAGTGGTAATGATAGGCAGAGGCTAAACCCCAAAATACTAGGGAGCCAAGTCAGTGTCACAAACTGTCTCAAAAGATTGGATTAAGGTATACATTGGGGGAAATGAATGCCCTTTTGTTCTAATGAGATCCATCAGAGAGACTAACTGAATTATTGGGGCTGAGGCAGCAGCTAAATCTTCTTCAGTATTATCTTAAACTACATTATAAGATAAAAGTATTGCTtaagtgtaaaatggataattttgattattttaaattaaaattttcttggacAAATAAAACTTATGCAGCCAAAGACATAAGAAATGCAGAAAACGAGAGAGGAACTTTCATCCACAATCTCTCAGACAGAATGTGATTGGGTTGAAACACTACTATAATATTGGAAATGATCAcctggtagatttagaaaaaaaaatggagaaggtGGGTTTCCCcgcctttcccctttctccctccctccctctccccctttctccttctctatctcccCTCCCCGGCGGGCGCTCCCCTCTCCCGCGACCCTGTCCTCCGCACCGATCAGAGCGGAAATAGGCGCAGGAAACGAACCACGTGGAGGTGAAAGAGAACCCAATCACTGGCTTTCCTTAGGCGTTCCCTCCTTGAGCCGCCTCACGCCAGCAAACGATCCGCTAAAAGAGCGGGGATTGGGCCACAGACCAATGAGCCAATGATCCAGGAGCACACGTTCCTGGCCACGCCCCCAGCTTGTGAGGAGAACCGCCAGTTTCCCAAGCGCCCTGGGCTTTCAGGCGTCCAGCGTGGCCTAGTTGGAGGCGTCGCCGCCTGCCGCTATGTTTCGACGGGAGGCTCGCCTGCGGCGGGAGTATTTGTACCGCAAAGCCCAGGAACAGAAGCACCATCTTCTGGAGGAGAAGAAACTAAGGCTTAAGAGGGCCCTCGAGATCAATCAGCCGATCCCGCCCGAACTCTGTCGGGAAGCTCTGACGCTCCAGCAGGCATTGGAGTTTGATGATGTCGGAAGTGAGGATGTCCTGAACCACCAGGATGATGAATACAGATGGGCAGGTGTAGAAGACCCCCGAATTATGATCACCACATCTCGGGACCCTAGCTCTCGGCTCAAGATGTTTGCCAAGGAACTGAAGCTGATACTTCCTGGTGCTCAGAAAATGAACCGGGGGCGGTGTGAAATGGGCGCTCTGGTCGGTGCGTGTAAAGCCCGCGGAGTCACGGATCTGCTGCTGGTGCACGAGCACCGGGGAACACCCGTGGGCCTCATCGTGAGCCACCTGCCCTTTGGGCCTACTGCGTATTTCACGCTGTGCAATGTTGTGATGCGGCATGACATCCCTGGCCTTGGCACTGCCTCGGAGGCCTTTCCCCACCTGATCTTCAGCGGATTCTCCTCCCGCCTGGGGCAGCGGGTCTCCAATATTCTGCGATACCTCTTCCCGGTACCCAAGGACGATAGCCATCGGGTCATTACCTTTGCCAACCAGGATGACTACATTTCTTTTCGGCATCATGTGTACCGGAAAACTGATCGTAGCACGGTGGAGCTGACGGAGGTAGGGCCGAGATTTGAGATGAAATTGTACCTGATCCGCCTGGGCACACTGGAGCACGAAGCCTCAGCAGATGTGGAGTGGCGTTGGCACCCATATACCCACACAGCCCGAAAGAAGCTCTCCCTCGGTATCTAGCAGACCCCCAGAAAAGGATTTACATAGCTAACACCAGCGTATGCACTTGTGAAAATTATTAGGATTTTCCTAATTACAATGtttaatgta encodes:
- the LOC127540904 gene encoding U3 small nucleolar ribonucleoprotein protein IMP4-like — its product is MFRREARLRREYLYRKAQEQKHHLLEEKKLRLKRALEINQPIPPELCREALTLQQALEFDDVGSEDVLNHQDDEYRWAGVEDPRIMITTSRDPSSRLKMFAKELKLILPGAQKMNRGRCEMGALVGACKARGVTDLLLVHEHRGTPVGLIVSHLPFGPTAYFTLCNVVMRHDIPGLGTASEAFPHLIFSGFSSRLGQRVSNILRYLFPVPKDDSHRVITFANQDDYISFRHHVYRKTDRSTVELTEVGPRFEMKLYLIRLGTLEHEASADVEWRWHPYTHTARKKLSLGI